One genomic window of Lytechinus variegatus isolate NC3 chromosome 1, Lvar_3.0, whole genome shotgun sequence includes the following:
- the LOC121417110 gene encoding GPI transamidase component PIG-S-like yields MAKQGSKLHEESSAGWSETVAAIVVGVMCVAFGVPLWWKTTTTYRASLPYNDIEQVFKQETTCKIPITLVLCSQQSDSGSSVKELEAQLARSLMSGQDGSSSLGMQYSIYSRNCLTAERRFMEESSSVKEFDRKLSTLHQDSVGQITLYILGDSSVYFPDKKINIHVGQHRAIYIKGSKLEAPLELTAELIKTVIVSEASLDKHYKTARGVIHTVADLESMRSFRYNPGYELSFTLLIPEPHNILGHWNLEKDQQVYLDPMTRKLEEFAEFTVASQVLYYTGLSVKPKKKDSSFYFPHSSLPHIITPVEAKLGSHVTNFPNLNFIVYIPRVDQSPLYIHSSDGNPVSTNAFLSPRWGGVLIYNTPIPDENATSPLRVEVKSQVIMPVFLAQLRLLLGIPSPDNIESVLLEEPKEQSILDWEYDSLLRRHCIENLASASASLFSLSQLLEKISNIVINDDIAKQVYTAVESIQSGHRFLAEGKLHPAFHASKRALIASEKAFFDPSLLQLLYFPDDQKFAIYIPLFLPVSIPVVLSLFKAVQWIRQQRRKDKVD; encoded by the exons AGTTGTAGGTGTCATGTGTGTTGCCTTTGGAGTTCCTTTGTGGTGGAAAACAACAACTACATACAGAGCATCTCTGCCATATAATGATATTGAACAGGTCTTTAAACAAGAG ACAACATGCAAGATTCCCATAACACTGGTTTTGTGCAGTCAACAGTCAGATAGTGGCTCATCAGTAAAGGAGCTAGAAGCACAGCTGGCAAGGTCTTTGATGTCAG GACAAGATGGAAGTTCTTCTCTTGGTATGCAATACTCCATTTATTCCAGGAATTGTTTAACAGCTGAAAGGAGATTTATGGAAGAATCATCATCAGTAAAAG AATTTGACAGGAAACTGTCTACTCTGCACCAGGACTCTGTTGGTCAGATCACTTTGTATATCTTGGGAGATTCCTCGGTCTATTTCCCAGACAAGAAGATAAATATTCATGTGGGGCAACATAGAGCTATTTACATCAAAG GTTCAAAGCTGGAAGCTCCTTTAGAATTGACAGCAGAATTGATCAAGACTGTGATAGTGTCTGAAGCCAGTCTGGACAAACATtacaagactgccagaggtgtcATCCACACAGTG GCTGATCTGGAAAGCATGCGTTCCTTCCGTTACAATCCTGGCTACGAACTCTCTTTCACCTTGCTCATCCCAGAACCTCACAACATTCTGGGCCACTGGAATCTAGAGAAGGATCAGCAAG TTTATTTGGACCCAATGACGAGGAAGCTTGAAGAATTTGCCGAGTTCACAGTGGCCTCCCAGGTCCTCTACTACACAGGTCTCTCTGTCAAACCAAAGAAGAAAGATTCCTCATTCTACTTTCCTCACAGTTCACTACCCCACATTATTACTCCAGTGGAAGCCAAGCTAG gATCGCATGTGACCAACTTTCCCAATCTCAACTTTATAGTCTACATTCCCCGCGTGGATCAGTCTCCTTTGTACATTCACTCCAGCGATG GAAACCCAGTAAGCACCAATGCATTCCTGAGTCCTAGATGGGGTGGAGTTTTGATCTATAATACACCAATCCCAGATGAAAATGCTACAAGTCCACTACGGGTAGAGGTGAAAAGTCAGGTCATCATGCCAGTCTTTTTGGCTCAGTTAAGATTACTTCTTGGAATTCCATCTCCAGATAAT aTTGAATCTGTACTATTAGAGGAACCCAAGGAGCAATCCATCTTGGATTGG gAATATGATAGTCTTCTGAGAAGGCACTGCATCGAAAACCTAGCCTCAGCTTCAGCCTCACTCTTTTCTCTCTCCCAACTTCTTGAGAAAATAAGCAATATTGTGATCAATGATGACATAGCAAAACAA GTTTACACAGCGGTTGAGAGTATACAAAGTGGTCACCGCTTCCTGGCAGAGGGTAAGCTTCACCCTGCTTTCCATGCATCAAAGAGGGCGCTAATAGCTTCGGAAAAAGCTTTCTTTGACCCTTCGCTTCTTCAGCTTCTTTACTTTCCTGATGATCAAAA ATTTGCAATCTACATTCCTCTGTTCTTGCCTGTCAGTATACCAGTGGTCTTGTCCCTCTTCAAGGCTGTACAATGGATCAGacaacaaagaagaaaagacaAAGTCGACTGA